One window from the genome of Halictus rubicundus isolate RS-2024b chromosome 7, iyHalRubi1_principal, whole genome shotgun sequence encodes:
- the LOC143355923 gene encoding general transcription factor II-I repeat domain-containing protein 2-like isoform X4 produces MWKPIDTGVVLMRNAQFIRYGPVVARELDEEKSLVNEPEVRASYNIALEIAKAGRPFSDGEFIKRCLLATTEQLWPDAVQTVQEVNVSSQRIRSCIREMAKNVTQQLTAISKKFVTFSLALDQTTNVLGTSQLVVFIRGVDETLTVTEELLDIFPPGESTRGEDIVSCVEEAIEQNNLDWCKLVAVTTDGTPAMVDSHSGFVGCLQSKLRNLAVPQDVVAIHSIIHQETLCIKCIQFDHVMSVVVQAINFIRVHGFKCWQFRSFLEVLEVEYGQLPYHIDVGSIGRANILEKFYDLRTDIHFLMNVAGYIVPELQDGDWIADLSFTCDILQHLSILNESLQEQGKTIINLYDSIESFKLKLKFWIDQLERRNTYHFTKLSSVSSEIKFDKYINVLKNLGEEFSLRFNEITKIENDFNLVTMPFSIDIEVVPSYLQLEIIDLRCDTNLRHEFMNKVDILSFYKNFPKSRFPGLHMCAARLIAMFGSTYICEKFFSISKKAESAYKYVISDHDLKDVKNTVILGTVESIVPNIVEAIERKMPAQHSICVITDN; encoded by the exons ATGTGGAAACCTATTGATACGGGTGTCGTCTTAATGCGCAACGCGCAGTTTATACGGTACGGGCCTGTGGTGGCTCGAGAACTTGAC GAAGAAAAGTCACTTGTGAATGAACCAGAAGTTCGAGCGAGCTATAACATTGCGCTAGAGATTGCAAAAGCTGGACGCCCATTTTCTGATGGAGAATTTATTAAAAGGTGTCTACTGGCAACCACTGAACAATTATGGCCGGATGCTGTCCAAACAGTTCAGGAAGTTAATGTTTCCAGTCAAAGAATCCGCAGCTGTATTCGCGAGATGGCCAAAAACGTAACACAACAGTTGACTGCCATTTCTAAGAAATTTGTTACGTTTTCCTTAGCCCTTGATCAAACGACAAACGTGTTAGGTACTTCGCAGTTAGTCGTTTTTATTCGTGGAGTGGACGAAACATTAACGGTTACAGAAGAACTGCTGGACATTTTTCCTCCAGGAGAATCAACAAGAGGCGAAGATATTGTTTCTTGCGTAGAGGAGGCAATCGAACAAAACAATTTAGATTGGTGCAAGCTTGTTGCAGTTACCACAGATGGCACACCTGCTATGGTAGACAGTCACTCTGGGTTTGTTGGTTGCCTCCAATCGAAATTACGAAATTTAGCAGTTCCTCAAGATGTAGTTGCTATACATTCTATCATCCATCAAGAAACTTTATGCATCAAGTGTATCCAGTTCGATCATGTCATGTCTGTTGTTGTacaagcaataaactttatacGGGTACACGGATTTAAATGCTGGCAATTTAGATCATTTTTAGAGGTTCTAGAGGTTGAGTACGGTCAGCTGCCATATCATATTGATGTTGGGTCAATCGGTCGTGCAAATATATTGGAAAAGTTTTACGATCTCCGTACagatattcattttttaatgaatgtaGCAGGTTACATAGTACCAGAATTGCAAGACGGCGATTGGATTGCTGACTTGTCTTTTACGTGCGACATTCTCCAACATCTCAGTATCTTGAATGAATCGTTACAAGAACAAGGAAAaacaattataaatttatacgattcgatagaatcatttaaattgaaattaaagtTTTGGATAGACCAGTTGGAGCGTAGAAACACGTATCATTTTACGAAATTGTCATCGGTTAGTTCAGAGATTAAATTTGACAAATATATCAATGTCTTGAAAAATCTTGGTGAAGAATTCTCGTTGAGATtcaatgaaattacaaaaatagagAACGATTTTAATTTAGTAACCATGCCATTTTCTATCGATATAGAAGTAGTACCATCTTATTTACAATTAGAAATTATTGATCTGAGATGCGATACGAACTTAAGACACGAGTTTATGAACAAAGTAGATATATTaagtttttacaaaaattttccaaagtCTAGGTTTCCTGGTTTACATATGTGCGCAGCACGTTTAATCGCTATGTTTGGGTCCACGTATATCTGTGAGAAATTcttttctatatcaaaaaaAGCAGAAAGCGCTTATAAATACGTCATATCGGATCACGACTTAAAAGATgtaaaaaatactgttattttaGGTACAGTTGAATCCATAGTGCCAAATATAGTAGAGGCGATTGAAAGAAAGATGCCCGCACAACATAGCATATGTGTTATAACTGataattaa